A DNA window from Mucilaginibacter xinganensis contains the following coding sequences:
- a CDS encoding SGNH/GDSL hydrolase family protein gives MNKLLFIAFVLFFAVDAHAQDWANIKRYEDDNSKVPAPAKGEKRVVYMGDSITDFWIKSDSEFFAGKPYYNRGISGQTTGQMLVRFREDVISLKPKVVVILAGINDVAQNNGPSKLEDVFGNIASMAELARANHIKVVISSILPANAFPWRPAINPVAGIKAINDMLKAYAAKNGFTYLDYFTAMANDKSGLSPNLAKDGVHPTLEGYRIMEPMVEKAIAEALVSRN, from the coding sequence ATGAACAAACTACTTTTTATTGCTTTTGTACTTTTTTTTGCCGTTGATGCCCACGCACAGGACTGGGCCAACATTAAACGATATGAGGATGATAACAGCAAAGTACCCGCACCGGCCAAAGGCGAAAAACGGGTGGTTTATATGGGAGATTCCATCACCGACTTCTGGATAAAAAGCGACTCTGAATTTTTTGCCGGGAAACCTTATTATAACCGCGGCATAAGCGGGCAAACTACCGGGCAAATGCTGGTGCGCTTTCGCGAAGATGTGATTAGCCTTAAACCCAAAGTAGTGGTGATACTTGCCGGTATAAATGATGTGGCGCAAAACAATGGCCCCTCAAAGCTCGAAGATGTTTTTGGTAACATTGCTTCTATGGCTGAACTGGCCCGTGCAAACCATATTAAGGTGGTAATCTCCAGCATACTGCCCGCCAACGCCTTCCCGTGGCGGCCTGCCATTAACCCCGTAGCCGGTATAAAGGCAATTAACGATATGCTGAAAGCTTATGCAGCTAAAAACGGTTTTACCTACCTGGATTATTTTACCGCTATGGCCAATGATAAAAGCGGCCTGTCGCCAAACCTGGCCAAAGATGGTGTGCACCCTACCCTTGAGGGTTACCGCATCATGGAGCCGATGGTTGAAAAGGC
- a CDS encoding BLUF domain-containing protein, translating into MKQIVYISSAVRLMQDNELLAILKSAQKNNKAYNITGVLLYSGGTFIQAIEGEAKDVDKLYDIVDLDPRHKSLIKLLDKSLTERNFPDWSMGFAAVDEDNTKEIAGFLGSTDEILNSENNNAAVNILKTFITTNNLVITH; encoded by the coding sequence ATGAAACAAATAGTTTATATCAGCTCTGCTGTCCGATTGATGCAGGATAATGAATTGCTGGCGATCCTTAAATCCGCACAAAAAAACAACAAAGCTTACAACATTACCGGCGTATTGCTTTACAGCGGCGGAACATTTATACAGGCGATTGAGGGCGAGGCTAAAGATGTTGATAAACTATATGACATTGTGGACCTGGACCCGAGGCACAAAAGCCTGATTAAACTGCTGGACAAGTCCCTTACTGAAAGAAACTTCCCCGATTGGTCAATGGGCTTTGCTGCTGTGGACGAAGATAATACCAAAGAAATTGCAGGATTTTTAGGATCGACAGACGAGATCCTGAACAGTGAAAATAACAATGCCGCGGTAAACATTTTAAAAACCTTTATTACCACCAACAACCTGGTAATTACGCATTAA